One Hordeum vulgare subsp. vulgare chromosome 4H, MorexV3_pseudomolecules_assembly, whole genome shotgun sequence DNA window includes the following coding sequences:
- the LOC123446705 gene encoding RNA-binding protein 38-like, giving the protein MDGDTTFTKLFVGGLAWQTQRDAMRRYFEQFGDIAEAVVIADKHTGRSRGYGFVTFRDPEAAARALQDPTPMIDGRRANCNLAALGASQRAHPAAAAPFGMVRSTPPATSSSSYQGSAAAAIAASYFPQQAHYTYPYYYGYTGGFSHENMYQMQMNYYGAHGGAGVHQQQQQQSQVQTYYTAAGPKGAQQGFPPYYLQQMQAASNQGQNSAAAALQYSQMMQYAAHMQQAAHDAAGLHGADASESAGDAAKGTGGAAAAVGSDTSSDTDRRTAH; this is encoded by the exons ATGGACGGCGACACGACGTTCACGAAGCTGTTCGTGGGGGGCCTGGCGTGGCAGACGCAGCGCGACGCGATGCGGCGCTACTTCGAGCAGTTCGGCGACATCGCGGAGGCCGTCGTCATCGCCGACAAGCACACCGGTCGCTCCAGGGGATACGGATTC GTGACGTTCAGGGACCCCGAGGCCGCGGCGCGGGCGCTGCAGGACCCGACGCCGATGATCGACGGGAGAAGGGCCAACTGCAACCTGGCGGCGCTCGGCGCGTCGCAGCGCGCGCATCCTGCCGCCGCGGCGCCGTTTG GGATGGTCAGGTCGACGCCGCCGGCAACATCGTCTTCGTCGTACCAGGGTTCTGCTGCTGCCGCGATTGCCGCCTCCTACTTCCCCCAGCAGGCTCACTACACCTATCCTTACTACTACGG GTATACGGGAGGGTTTTCTCACGAAAACATGTATCAAATGCAAATG AACTACTATGGCGCTCATGGTGGGGCGGGCgtgcatcagcagcagcagcagcagtcacAAGTGCAAACATACTACACAGCAGCTGGGCCGAAAGGAGCTCAGCAAGGGTTTCCACCGTACTATCTCCAACAGATGCAAGCAGCCAGCAACCAAGGTCAAAATTCTGCCGCCGCAGCCCTGCAGTACTCGCAGATGATGCAGTACGCGGCACACATGCAGCAAGCGGCGCACGACGCCGCCGGGCTCCACGGCGCCGACGCTTCAGAGAGCGCCGGTGATGCAG